The following coding sequences lie in one Arabidopsis thaliana chromosome 3, partial sequence genomic window:
- a CDS encoding peptide upstream protein (BEST Arabidopsis thaliana protein match is: conserved peptide upstream open reading frame 47 (TAIR:AT5G03190.1); Has 285 Blast hits to 285 proteins in 23 species: Archae - 0; Bacteria - 0; Metazoa - 1; Fungi - 0; Plants - 279; Viruses - 0; Other Eukaryotes - 5 (source: NCBI BLink).): MGFEVLKLKLMPSSFRRRVILRALVIVCAFSVVSVLRNLAGAYEGETINNTQPCKVDECAVNFAFLGPFLFSGNGLLFSNRFLKPVWNYLESDKCKDNIYLTTQVVRELTGMNLLSNDSKALCIGRRSVSAVLAMNRQGISDVSVAYMPPVFAFKHRKFTSELHYEDASFGFVFSMDLESVAVPASLVYEIERILKPGGTGAMLVGTTSGSDSNELVRSVSPVSSLLKNSSVVHVASLGKQVLVVFKRDGEDSFRLDQTHHDFPADCSSVLNNRPYIGLLEPLLDEKRSDFERRIHYLPEFIDLSSRKRLVYIDIGAVDHVKARSNWFFPSYPIDRKAFNSYFVHHNTSILTSYVKSPGVTFIYHPGLAATKTTIANTGDHEEPFVEDDSFDFLAWFKETASFADFVVLKMNTSDTELKFLSELIKTGAICSVDELFLHCTGYSDCTGIIKSLRNSGVFVHQWWED; the protein is encoded by the coding sequence ATGGGCTTTGAGGTGTTGAAGCTGAAATTGATGCCTAGTTCATTCCGTCGGCGCGTCATCTTACGCGCCCTCGTGATCGTCTGCGCTTTCTCTGTTGTATCTGTTTTGCGAAACCTCGCCGGAGCTTACGAAGGAGAGACTATTAATAATACTCAGCCGTGTAAGGTTGATGAATGCGCCGTGAATTTCGCGTTTCTAGGTCCGTTTCTTTTCTCAGGTAACGGATTGTTGTTCTCCAATAGATTCTTGAAACCTGTTTGGAACTATTTGGAATCTGACAAATGTAAGGACAACATTTATTTGACTACTCAAGTTGTCAGAGAGCTTACTGGTATGAATCTGCTGAGTAATGATTCAAAAGCTCTCTGTATTGGTCGGAGATCGGTTTCAGCTGTTCTTGCGATGAATCGACAAGGGATCTCTGATGTTAGTGTGGCTTATATGCCACCTGTTTTCGCTTTCAAGCATAGGAAGTTCACAAGTGAGCTACATTATGAGGAtgcttcttttggttttgtgttttctatGGATCTTGAGTCAGTTGCTGTCCCTGCTTCACTTGTTTATGAGATCGAGCGTATACTTAAGCCCGGTGGAACTGGGGCTATGCTTGTCGGTACTACTAGTGGGTCTGACTCTAACGAGTTGGTTAGATCCGTTTCGCCTGTTTCTTCATTGCTGAAGAACTCAAGTGTTGTTCATGTTGCTTCATTGGGTAAACAGGTTTTGGTTGTATTcaaaagagatggagaagatagTTTCCGCTTGGATCAAACTCATCATGACTTTCCTGCTGATTGCTCGTCTGTTCTCAACAACCGGCCATACATTGGATTATTGGAGCCTCTTCTGGATGAAAAACGTTCGGATTTCGAGAGACGGATTCATTACTTGCCTGAGTTCATTGATCTCTCTTCTAGGAAGAGGCTGGTTTATATTGATATCGGGGCAGTGGATCATGTGAAAGCAAGATCGAACTGGTTCTTCCCATCGTACCCGATTGATAGGAAAGCTTTTAATAGCTACTTTGTGCATCACAACACATCTATCTTGACTTCTTATGTCAAAAGCCCTGGTGTAACCTTCATCTATCATCCAGGACTCGCAGCAACTAAAACTACAATAGCCAATACCGGAGATCACGAAGAACCTTTTGTGGAAGATGATAGCTTTGATTTTCTAGCATGGTTCAAGGAAACTGCTAGCTTCGCTGATTTTGTGGTTCTGAAGATGAACACAAGCGATACTGAGCTGAAGTTTCTCTCAGAGCTGATAAAGACAGGAGCTATCTGCTCAGTTGATGAACTGTTTCTTCACTGCACAGGCTACAGCGACTGCACCGGTATCATTAAAAGCCTCAGAAACAGTGGCGTCTTTGTCCATCAATGGTGGGAAGACTAA
- the LUL2 gene encoding RING/U-box superfamily protein (RING/U-box superfamily protein; FUNCTIONS IN: zinc ion binding; INVOLVED IN: N-terminal protein myristoylation; EXPRESSED IN: 22 plant structures; EXPRESSED DURING: 14 growth stages; CONTAINS InterPro DOMAIN/s: Zinc finger, RING-type (InterPro:IPR001841); BEST Arabidopsis thaliana protein match is: RING/U-box superfamily protein (TAIR:AT3G09770.1); Has 2040 Blast hits to 2040 proteins in 217 species: Archae - 0; Bacteria - 0; Metazoa - 901; Fungi - 92; Plants - 529; Viruses - 90; Other Eukaryotes - 428 (source: NCBI BLink).) has translation MGNVISGGSRPENHRDRTSPPYPNPNAQYQGNYPSPYQDCARYPYGEMASPVQYVEHQEAVTIRNDINLKKETLRLEPDEQNPGKFLLSFTFDASVPGSITVMFFAKEGKDCNLIATKEDLFPSTQVSFAKGLEQRFKQACGTGIDFSDMSEADLVEANETDVYHVAVKAEVVSEDDHPESGTPNRQITHVVLEKDHKGEYKARVVKQILWVNGNRYVLQEIYGIGNTVDDNGEDANERGKECVICLSEPRDTTVLPCRHMCMCSGCAKLLRFQTNLCPICRQPVDRLLEITVNNNDRN, from the exons ATGGGCAATGTCATAAGCGGTGGAAGCCGCCCGGAAAATCATCGGGACCGTACTTCGCCGCCGTATCCAAACCCTAATGCTCAGTACCAAGGCAATTATCCGTCGCCGTACCAAGATTGTGCTAGGTATCCGTATGGAGAGATGGCGTCTCCAGTGCAATACGTAGAGCATCAGGAAGCAGTGACTATAAGGAACGACATCAAtctgaagaaagaaactttgaGACTTGAGCCTGATGAACAGAACCCTGGCAAGTTTTTGCTCTCCTTCACTTTTGACGCCTCTGTTCCTGGAAG CATCACTGTAATGTTCTTTGCTAAAGAAGGCAAAGACTGTAACCTTATTGCGACAAAGGAGGATCTTTTTCCATCCACTCAAGTTAGTTTTGCAAAAGGTCTGGAACAGAGATTCAAGCAGGCTTGTGGGACAGGGATTGATTTCTCAGATATGTCAGAGGCAGATTTGGTTGAGGCAAACGAGACAGATGTGTATCATGTGGCAGTGAAAGCAGAGGTAGTATCAGAAGATGATCATCCTGAGTCTGGGACACCAAACAGACAGATAACTCATGTGGTTTTAGAGAAAGATCATAAGGGTGAGTACAAGGCGAGAGTGGTGAAGCAGATCCTGTGGGTGAATGGGAATAGGTATGTTCTTCAAGAGATTTATGGGATTGGTAATACAGTTGATGATAATGGAGAAGATGCGAATGAAAGAGGAAAAGAATGCGTCATCTGCTTATCTGAGCCACGGGATACCACTGTTCTCCCTTGCAGGCACATG TGTATGTGTAGCGGTTGTGCAAAGCTTTTGAGGTTTCAGACAAACCTCTGCCCCATCTGTAGACAACCGGTGGATAGGCTTTTGGAGATAACAGTGAACAACAACGACAGGAACTAG
- the PIP2A gene encoding plasma membrane intrinsic protein 2A (plasma membrane intrinsic protein 2A (PIP2A); FUNCTIONS IN: water channel activity; INVOLVED IN: response to water deprivation, response to salt stress, transport, hydrogen peroxide transmembrane transport, water transport; LOCATED IN: plasma membrane, chloroplast, vacuole, membrane; EXPRESSED IN: 24 plant structures; EXPRESSED DURING: 14 growth stages; CONTAINS InterPro DOMAIN/s: Major intrinsic protein, conserved site (InterPro:IPR022357), Aquaporin (InterPro:IPR012269), Major intrinsic protein (InterPro:IPR000425); BEST Arabidopsis thaliana protein match is: plasma membrane intrinsic protein 2 (TAIR:AT2G37170.1); Has 10900 Blast hits to 10884 proteins in 2233 species: Archae - 81; Bacteria - 5210; Metazoa - 1477; Fungi - 457; Plants - 2523; Viruses - 2; Other Eukaryotes - 1150 (source: NCBI BLink).) has protein sequence MAKDVEAVPGEGFQTRDYQDPPPAPFIDGAELKKWSFYRAVIAEFVATLLFLYITVLTVIGYKIQSDTDAGGVDCGGVGILGIAWAFGGMIFILVYCTAGISGGHINPAVTFGLFLARKVSLPRALLYIIAQCLGAICGVGFVKAFQSSYYTRYGGGANSLADGYSTGTGLAAEIIGTFVLVYTVFSATDPKRSARDSHVPVLAPLPIGFAVFMVHLATIPITGTGINPARSFGAAVIYNKSKPWDDHWIFWVGPFIGAAIAAFYHQFVLRASGSKSLGSFRSAANV, from the exons ATGGCAAAGGATGTGGAAGCCGTTCCCGGAGAAGGATTTCAGACAAGAGACTATCAAGATCCGCCACCAGCTCCGTTTATTGATGGAGCGGAGCTAAAGAAGTGGTCTTTCTACAGAGCAGTTATCGCAGAGTTCGTAGCCACTCTCCTCTTCTTATACATCACCGTTTTGACAGTCATCGGTTACAAGATTCAGTCCGATACTGATGCCGGTGGCGTAGATTGCGGCGGAGTTGGAATCCTCGGTATCGCTTGGGCCTTTGGTGGTATGATCTTCATCCTCGTCTACTGCACCGCCGGTATCTCTG GTGGTCACATTAACCCAGCGGTGACATTTGGGCTATTCTTGGCACGTAAAGTGTCGTTACCTAGGGCCCTATTGTACATAATCGCTCAGTGTTTGGGTGCGATTTGTGGAGTTGGTTTTGTCAAAGCCTTCCAAAGCTCTTACTACACCCGTTACGGAGGTGGAGCCAACTCTCTAGCCGATGGCTACAGCACAGGGACCGGTCTAGCCGCAGAGATCATTGGTACTTTCGTTCTTGTCTACACCGTCTTCTCTGCCACTGACCCCAAACGTAGTGCCAGAGACTCCCACGTTCCG GTGTTGGCGCCACTTCCAATCGGATTTGCCGTGTTCATGGTACATTTGGCTACCATTCCCATTACCGGAACCGGAATTAACCCGGCAAGGAGTTTCGGAGCTGCCGTAATCTACAACAAGAGCAAGCCATGGGATGACCAC TGGATATTTTGGGTTGGACCATTCATTGGAGCTGCGATAGCTGCATTCTACCACCAATTCGTTCTGAGAGCTTCAGGTTCTAAGTCTCTTGGATCATTCAGAAGTGCTGCCAACGTCTAA
- a CDS encoding Ribosomal protein L11 family protein (Ribosomal protein L11 family protein; FUNCTIONS IN: structural constituent of ribosome; INVOLVED IN: translation, ribosome biogenesis; LOCATED IN: ribosome, cytosolic large ribosomal subunit, membrane; EXPRESSED IN: 23 plant structures; EXPRESSED DURING: 13 growth stages; CONTAINS InterPro DOMAIN/s: Ribosomal protein L11, C-terminal domain (InterPro:IPR020783), Ribosomal protein L11, N-terminal domain (InterPro:IPR020784), Ribosomal protein L11, conserved site (InterPro:IPR020785), Ribosomal protein L11 (InterPro:IPR000911); BEST Arabidopsis thaliana protein match is: Ribosomal protein L11 family protein (TAIR:AT2G37190.1); Has 1591 Blast hits to 1591 proteins in 594 species: Archae - 303; Bacteria - 412; Metazoa - 359; Fungi - 167; Plants - 131; Viruses - 0; Other Eukaryotes - 219 (source: NCBI BLink).) has product MPPKLDPSQIVDVYVRVTGGEVGAASSLAPKIGPLGLAPKKIGEDIAKETAKEWKGLRVTVKLTVQNRQAKVTVVPSAAALVIKALKEPERDRKKVKNIKHNGNISFDDVTEIARIMRPRSIAKELSGTVREILGTCVSVGCTVDGKDPKDLQQEIQEGEIEIPEN; this is encoded by the coding sequence ATGCCGCCGAAGTTGGACCCGAGCCAGATCGTCGATGTGTACGTCCGTGTAACCGGAGGAGAAGTGGGAGCCGCCAGTTCTCTAGCTCCAAAGATCGGTCCTCTCGGTCTCGCACCAAAGAAGATCGGAGAAGACATCGCGAAAGAGACGGCCAAAGAATGGAAAGGACTTCGTGTCACCGTGAAGCTGACGGTTCAGAATCGTCAAGCTAAGGTAACCGTGGTTCCATCTGCTGCAGCTCTCGTCATCAAGGCGTTGAAGGAGCCAGAGAGAGACCGTAAGAAGGTGAAGAACATTAAGCATAACGGTAACATCTCTTTCGATGATGTGACTGAGATTGCTAGGATTATGAGGCCTAGATCTATTGCTAAGGAGCTGAGTGGGACTGTGAGGGAGATTCTTGGAACGTGTGTCTCTGTGGGATGCACTGTTGATGGGAAAGACCCTAAGGATCTTCAGCAGGAGATTCAAGAAGGTGAGATTGAGATTCCTGAGAATTAA
- a CDS encoding Homeodomain-like superfamily protein (Homeodomain-like superfamily protein; FUNCTIONS IN: DNA binding; INVOLVED IN: biological_process unknown; LOCATED IN: cellular_component unknown; EXPRESSED IN: 19 plant structures; EXPRESSED DURING: 9 growth stages; CONTAINS InterPro DOMAIN/s: SANT, DNA-binding (InterPro:IPR001005), Homeodomain-like (InterPro:IPR009057), MYB-like (InterPro:IPR017877); Has 4379 Blast hits to 2740 proteins in 256 species: Archae - 0; Bacteria - 81; Metazoa - 1861; Fungi - 384; Plants - 214; Viruses - 25; Other Eukaryotes - 1814 (source: NCBI BLink).) encodes MTRRKSTVVLPQPIRRSARLISLQNRDSQVKPRKDLGFGSEPTKKTRREVLRGLSKRLVYSSDSPIEDSRSKKLNISKDGFPSLRRSLRLSSRECPEVNKEKPKTASTSSSRTKSSTTVSSSCALRRSPRFSSGGGESVDQSSSSIGKKSGNSVLSSCSTKSISSEKVKGGDGLKSKDRSRSRVRPKTKKMFSGCDDNEEEEEEVSVCLTERKRMRIAKPNEEENAEAKADEVKRKGKEEEEEEDEEEGLKAKNKLEKGGWTEELELALQGAYLTVKPSPNFWKKVAKMVPGKSAQECFDRVNSALITPRQAQPRRATKTILSTIPQFSLSASKLLKPNSPKTKIRQRRNNLSKKVVRHLLEKQNHMDQGLGFDLFSVLEPNTTSNFLSTPMEKGRSLPKILESPVPCSSKDPTTLVSPPVLKQVKNKALHEKYIDHLHIRDAKRKAESTRLAGKENIRPIEIQKKDSVRAAKDALFFDVQDAIQKLKGLEAENSSSSSEFCYDHVETDEED; translated from the coding sequence ATGACGAGAAGAAAATCCACCGTCGTCCTGCCGCAGCCTATTCGTCGATCAGCGAGGCTTATCTCTCTGCAGAATCGAGATAGTCAAGTGAAACCCAGGAAAGATCTGGGCTTTGGCTCGGAACCCACGAAGAAAACTCGTCGGGAAGTCTTAAGAGGTCTATCGAAGAGATTAGTATACTCATCGGATAGTCCAATCGAAGATTCGAGGTCGAAGAAATTGAACATTTCGAAAGATGGGTTTCCGTCGCTAAGGAGATCTCTTAGGCTTTCGAGTAGGGAATGTCCTGAAGTCAACAAAGAGAAGCCTAAGACTGCATCTACTTCATCTTCTCGCACGAAATCGTCGACCACTGTTTCGTCTTCTTGTGCTCTGAGACGTTCTCCTAGGTTTTCAAGTGGAGGAGGAGAATCTGTggatcaatcttcttcttccattgggAAGAAATCAGGTAATAGTGTTTTGAGTAGCTGTAGTACGAAATCAATTTCATCGGAGAAAGTGAAAGGTGGAGATGGTTTGAAATCTAAGGATAGAAGTAGAAGTCGTGTTCGTCCTAAGACTAAGAAGATGTTTAGTGGTTgtgatgataatgaagaagaagaagaagaagttagtgTCTGCCTTACTGAGAGGAAAAGGATGAGAATTGCAAAGCCgaatgaggaagaaaatgCTGAAGCAAAAGCTGATGAAgtgaagagaaaaggaaaggaggaagaagaagaagaagatgaagaagaaggattgaAGGCAAAGAATAAGCTTGAGAAAGGAGGATGGACAGAGGAGTTGGAGTTAGCTTTACAAGGAGCTTATTTGACGGTGAAGCCAAGTCCTAATTTCTGGAAAAAAGTTGCTAAGATGGTTCCTGGAAAATCTGCGCAGGAATGTTTTGATAGAGTGAACTCAGCTCTGATTACTCCTCGTCAAGCTCAGCCTCGAAGAGCCACAAAAACAATCTTATCAACGATTCCGCAGTTTTCACTTTCTGCAAGCAAACTACTGAAACCCAATTCACCAAAGACAAAGATACGACAGCGCAGAAACAATCTCTCAAAGAAAGTGGTCAGGCATTTACTGGAGAAGCAAAATCATATGGATCAAGGTCTTGGATTTGATCTCTTCTCAGTTCTTGAGCCTAACACCACAAGCAATTTTCTCTCAACTCCAATGGAAAAAGGGCGAAGTCTTCCAAAAATCCTTGAAAGTCCGGTGCCTTGTTCAAGTAAAGATCCAACAACTCTCGTTAGCCCTCCAGTACTGAAACAGGTAAAAAACAAGGCATTGCATGAGAAGTACATTGATCATCTGCATATCAGGGATGCTAAAAGAAAAGCCGAGTCAACTCGACTGGCTGGGAAAGAGAACATAAGACCTATTGAAATTCAGAAGAAGGATTCGGTGAGAGCAGCTAAGGATGCACTTTTCTTTGATGTACAAGATGCAATCCAAAAGCTAAAAGGTCTGGAAGCTGAGAACTCATCTAGTTCTTCAGAGTTTTGCTATGATCATGTCGAAACGGACGAAGAAGATTAA
- the LOG4 gene encoding Putative lysine decarboxylase family protein (Putative lysine decarboxylase family protein; FUNCTIONS IN: molecular_function unknown; INVOLVED IN: lysine biosynthetic process via diaminopimelate; LOCATED IN: cytosol, nucleus; EXPRESSED IN: 15 plant structures; EXPRESSED DURING: 6 growth stages; CONTAINS InterPro DOMAIN/s: Conserved hypothetical protein CHP00730 (InterPro:IPR005269); BEST Arabidopsis thaliana protein match is: lysine decarboxylase family protein (TAIR:AT2G37210.1); Has 5287 Blast hits to 5285 proteins in 1551 species: Archae - 21; Bacteria - 3653; Metazoa - 10; Fungi - 132; Plants - 402; Viruses - 0; Other Eukaryotes - 1069 (source: NCBI BLink).), with the protein MEVNNETMQKSKFGRICVFCGSSQGKKSSYQDAAVDLGNELVLRNIDLVYGGGSIGLMGLVSQAVHDGGRHVIGVIPKTLMPRELTGETVGEVRAVADMHQRKAEMARHSDAFIALPGGYGTLEELLEVITWAQLGIHDKPVGLLNVDGYYNSLLSFIDKAVEEGFISTNARQIIISAPTAKELVKKLEEYSPCHESVATKLCWEIERIDYSSED; encoded by the exons ATGGAGGTCAACAATGAAACCATGCAAAAGTCAAAGTTTGGAAGAATCTGTGTGTTTTGTGGAAGCAGCCAAGGCAAGAAGAGTAGTTACCAAGATGCTGCTGTGGATCTAGGCAACGAATTG GTTTTAAGGAACATTGATCTAGTCTATGGAGGTGGAAGCATAGGTTTGATGGGTTTGGTTTCGCAAGCTGTTCATGATGGTGGTCGCCATGTTATTGG AGTTATTCCCAAGACACTCATGCCTAGAGAG TTGACCGGTGAAACAGTAGGAGAAGTAAGAGCAGTTGCAGATATGCATCAAAGAAAAGCAGAGATGGCTAGACACTCTGATGCTTTTATTGCTTTACCAG GTGGATATGGAACACTTGAAGAGCTTTTGGAGGTCATAACATGGGCTCAGCTTGGAATACATGATAAACCG GTGGGTTTGCTCAATGTTGATGGATACTACAACTCTTTGCTCTCTTTCATTGATAAAGCCGTTGAAGAAGGCTTCATCAGTACAAACGCACGCCAGATCATAATTTCTGCACCTACTGCCAAGGAGCTTGTAAAGAAGCTGGAG GAATATTCGCCTTGCCATGAAAGTGTTGCGACTAAGCTTTGTTGGGAGATAGAGCGGATTGACTACTCTTCTGAAGACTGA